The sequence below is a genomic window from Calypte anna isolate BGI_N300 chromosome 4A, bCalAnn1_v1.p, whole genome shotgun sequence.
GGCTTTTCCACAACTCAGTGGCTTTCACTTCTGATATGTAGCAGCATGGTGCTTCTAGAAATGTGAGATTTTGGGTTCAGTTTTGGTCTAGGCATTCATTAATGGTGGCTGAATTGAGGAGCTGGTGTGCCACACAGCTCTGAGCCCCATGGCTTGCATCAGGGGTCTGATCCCCACGGACTTGCCTGTTACTCTGTTACTCCCCTGGAGGGGTAAATCAGAGGTCTGTGCATTGATCCATTGCATGCAGCCTGATGGGTGTGGAGCAGTAGGACACTTTGGTGGGTCTCTTGCTCTGGAAGCCTGTGGGACAGAGCTTGGAGTGCTCCTGACTTCCAGTGTAGGTGCAGCTGTCAGTACACAGAGCTTTAGGGTAGGGAGCTTCCAAACAGTGGTATTTTTTGGTATAGAAAAACttgtttcttgctttctttgaaCTGTCACATTAAAGTGAAAGAATTACATTTGGGATTGAGTGAAGAAACATGGTTTAAAGTGTTGTGGAATTAGCTAATAAACTAAAAGtttacagaaatgtatttggatgcagctttttttgaaatatttatacactatTTATACAAAACATATACAAATGTGAGAAAACAACTTGTATTCTTTGAGtagcacaggttgcccaaacTCAGGCTGGTCAATTTTACAGCCCAAGCAGCTGTATCTAAGCTACACTGTATAGTTTACCAGTTAGAGTAAGAAGTAAGTTGTATATAATTGATCACCCAAGTTCTAAAATGTTCCCAAGAAAGTCTTATCATAGTTGCTCAACCCAAGACAGATGAAATAGTCCATGTTTCCCTCAAGTTTcgtattaaaatattaataactttTAGGTGGTTATTTTAGTAGTAGGCACAATAACTCTTCTATTAGTTAGAATATATAATGGAATTGTACAATGCTTATATTTATTCTGTTGTTCCAGTGGATAGCCTCTGTTCTGTACAAATTTGGTGTCCTAAAACAATGAAGAGATCTTCCAAAGATATTACAGAACTGGATGTTATTCTGGCTGAATTTGAGAAGATCACAGCAAATTACATGTAAATATTCATCTTTCTTATAGCTGAATACTCAaagtttaaaaaccaaattaCCTGTGTTTTGCTAATGAGGGCATACAGTATTGCATGGTTACATTCTGATGTTATTTCAATGATTCCTAGGTTTCTGtgatacaaatatttttggtatATGATCTTGTGGTGGTCTCCAGGAATCTGATAATTTTCCAAACATAGGAACAACACAGCTGATGATTTTCTATGTAGAAATTAAGCTATTGCTAGTGTGTGAAAGGTCAACAGTTGCCTGTGCTGCTAATTGCTTAACACAGGCTATGTTAATTACTTAAAGGAATGCTTTTGGATGATGTTTCTCCTTTACTAAACTAAATGGGTTGTGTTTTGTCCCTCTGACTTCTCCAGACAAAGCACAGAATCAAAAGTTAGCAGGCAAGCTGTCAGTGgcttctgttctgctttcaaGGACCAAATCACTGATCTTGTAAGTATaccataaagaaaataaattttgtggTAGTGATTTAGAGCTTTATGTTACATTGTAGCCAGAATGCCTATGGGTTTATATTGTCCTTTACACATCTATTTTATGCtactttttttaatctgttgtcAGGATAAACAGTATGAAAGCAGTTTGTGTGCAGCCTCTGTCTTGGCTCTCATGAGACTTGTCTTTAGACAGAACACTGCTGTCCTGCAAGTACCTTATAAAATTTTCAGCATTTGAGAATAAGTAAACTTTACTATTTGTCTCATATCTAAAGCATTATGTAGTGAAAGTGGAGAGCTGCATAATTTGAAGCAGCAAACTGTCCTGCCCAACACTGTTCTAAAAGCTCATGGACATAGAGTTTTACGAGGCTGATGATTTAATCTTTATACTGTGTCTAAGTCACTCTTGTGTACAGGAGTGACTAAGGCTTCTAATATAGCTCAGGGAAAATCATCCTGTTTTAATTAACAATTTGAACCTAGCTGGAAAAAGCTTATTGGCTTGGAAGACTAAGGTTTCTTCTCAATAATTATGACAAGTAAGACTCAGAACTTTGTAAGCGTTATGGCAAGTACAATGGTTAAACACTGAAAGTGTATAGTTCAAAGTGATTCATTAGAATGGGCAAGTTTTAGAATGACTAAAATATAAAGATTATataaaagttacagaaaaattGAGCTAGGTAGTTTAATACTATTATGTGCAGCAGACTTcctctggcaggaggagagaaCTGATACCCAACTGATACACTTGCAATCTTTTGAGCcagtgttgtggggtttttaaataGTGTTTTATGTTATTCCAAAGTAATTTTTGGCAGCCATGTTCTTAGAAGGAGAGAGATGAAATCAAGATCCATAGTCAATCTGtaattctcttttcctctgcagataGTGGAAATCCAGGAATTaaagaatatgaagaaaaaaaatgctaaggTAAATACCACTAGATTATACAGCATATAGAGGAGGGCATCGAAATTTTAAGAAGTTGACTAGAACAGATAGAAAAATTGACAAAAATTGTACTGTATTACAGAATCAACTGCACAAACAGAGGATAGGGAACCACTAaggttttttctgaaaaaaaaaatgaatatgaTAGATCACATACTCCATATGTATACTGCTATGCTGCTGTCGAAGGCAGGAATGTATATTAGGATGTGACAGCATATAACAAGTACCAAAAGCTTATTCTGGAAGGTAACCAGTAATGTACTGAAGTTTTGTTAATCTGAGGTGACATGATGAGCTATTCTGTATGTAAAATGGTAATTCTAATGCACAACTAGAATTTGCAGCCACTCAGAGTTATCCATATTTTGCCTCTTTGTTTAAAATCAGATTCGTGGTTGCTAAATTTAAACTTATGATtaggttgtgggtttttttgtttttttttatattgaatGTTGCATTAAAGCTTAATTATGCTCAGATCCCTCGTTGCAGCAATCACATTGAACATAGATTTATaataatatgcatttttaaaacaaacaaaattctgCTAGAGAGGTCGTGTTTGAGTTCGAAATGTCACAAACTCATTTTATATGCTCATAAATCCGGTGTTCCTTTGGAGAAATTTTGGATGGAGATGACAGTTTGACATACTAAAGAGCCTGAAAGTGTTGAAATACAAATGTCAAATATGGTAGTTTGTAAGGTTTGCTATCTTGGAAACTTCCACACCCAGAATCAAAAGCACAAaacctcaaaggaaaaaagccaatgAAATTTGAATTGTGTCCCTTTGAAGTTACAGAAACTGTTTCAAAAGCTTTCCtcactatttttttcagataagaGCAGacatcaaaaagaaaaggcagcaacTGTTGCAAGTCAGAGAAGAGCTCATTGGGTAAGTTACTAATAATGCTCAATAGTAGCCTGAAGAACTTAAGAAGTCTGGTATTCTGAAAGtaactggttttgttctttcattttattttgatgaaaCTCTGTTATGCATTGTCTTCTATTTCTACAGAAGCTCAGATTAACCTCTGCTATCCATAATTTAGTTTCCTAGATAGTAATTCTTGCAAGGTCACTTAGCTAACTAGTTACTGGCATGGTATTTGAGACCATAAGTTCATAAGAAAAACACTAACATTGCAATTGGAATTGCAAAGATAATGAATCATATTTAAAAGGTAGTACAGagggagttttttgtttgttctgaaCTGGGAGAGTGTACATCACCTCCACAGTGTGGTGGGGATGCCTCTGCTCATGTGGTTTGTTTCCATCTAATGTGGCTACACAATTTAGGATTAATCTTTAGTATCCTTGAGATACACTCACAGAAATTACATTATTTGGAAGAACCATCAGAGTTCCCTAAATTCAGTTGGTTATTAGTGACAAGCCTTATACTGAAGCTACATATAACATACATGTTGTAGGTTAACTCTAGGCAACCACATGCTTTGATCCACTGAAGCAGACTGAAAGTCCTTTCTCAATGACCATGagtcttgttttctttgcagtaaTTATGGACAAGCTTCACCCAAACTAATTAAAGGCATCCCTCAACATGGGTTTGAACCCCTTCAAAAAGCtgtcttcagcatttttatttgttgtgtCTTAATCCTTCAATCATCtaaagaaagatttttgctGCCCCACTGTTAAATGAAGATAGCTGTTGGTGTTTAGCTTTTGGGGAGCTAATTTAACCGATTGAGCCCTCCAGTTTTCTTAGGCAGAGGAGCATCTGGTTTGCAGACCCTGAGTATGCttcagcctgcagcagctgcGTACAGAAGCAGAACACAGGGTACTTGAGAAACTTCAGTCCTTTACGGGGTGGTCATTTTGTCAGACTCGAAAGTCAGAGGTGGGTGAGAGTTTAGGAGTTTTTTGTGGATTTGGACAAGTGCACCTGTTTAAATAATATGCTAGTTAGTCTAATTAAACAGCATGCTATATTATCATATGCTTTGTATATCTGACAAGCCTATCCCTTAAGGCTTCTTCATAGGAAATAAGTTCATGGTTACTCATGAAATAAATATGTGATACAGTCATCAAACACAGCCTTGATCTTTTCAGAGCTGAACAACAACAGATAAAACTAAAAAGAGAATATGCTGAGATGCAGGAAAGGAAATCTTCCTTGAGGCAAGCAACTGAATTACTTACTGATTTAAAGGAGCTACAAGAAGGCTGTTTGTgttatgaagaagaaaacccaaaagaaaaaatggtagTAAGTACATATTTTACATGTGTTGCTGAACTGGTCTGGATCAAccccttcattttttttcctggacagATGGGCATTTCTGTTAATGTTTAACTTACATTTAATAGCAGTATTTTGTTACTTGCCTTTGTGAAAGCCACTTGAGAATAACTGCTGTAGCTGTACTACAGTATCTCTTTTTTGGTCTTATGTTAGAAACTAAAGTATTTCAGGGatgattttgctttcagtgttgAGAAATTCGAAGGACAAAGAAATATAATAGTTGTTCTCTGATCTaatgtttttaatagaaattgaAGAAAGATTAACAGTGGCAAACAAGTAATCAGTTTTTCTTACTGCTGTTGTTCAAAGATAGGGAAAACCCCGGTACTTACATGTCTGTTCTGTAAGGGATTTAATGTCAAGAGCAGCACTTGTATTTCACCACCACATTAACTTCTCATATAGTCCAAAACTCTTCTTGCCATGGGTCATGATCTGCTGGGGTGTTTTCTGCTGACAGTGCTACATGCCTGCCATGTGTAAGGAAATCCTGTCATCCCAGAAGACTCACTCATGTTTTTCTCCATCCTCTTTAAAAATCCCATTGCACCATTTCAGATAGAAGAAACATAAATACAGATATGCAAGTGATTTTTCCTAGAGTTAAAAATGTTGCCTTGATTTTCTTAACAACAGTATGGAACTTCCAGCCTACCTGCTCTTCTGGTGGAGTCGAAGAGAATTCTAGGAGCAGAAAGACACTTCCACAATATTAATAAGAAACTGCAAGAGGCTCTGGCTGTACAAAGAGGGAAATTATTGAAGAAACATTAAGTGTTTTTTAATAGACTTTCTGACAGTTGTTAGCACAGCCATTAAAATGGTCAGTGCTTAAAGTTTGTTAAATTATTGTTGCTATATATTGCTTCAATGTTTAAGAGAAGTCAGTGATTGAATCAGAGATTGTATCTTTCTATTGTCAGATACTGTGTGAGAACTTAAAAGTGTTagtgaaattaatgaaattaacaGTTCCAGTTGAAGTAGTAAAACTTGTCTGTTGTCCGttaaaaatgttgggttttAATCTTGGGCTATTAAAGTAATGTGATCTTGAAAGCAATATATACTTTAAAAACCAGAACACAGAGACATTGGTTGACATATTAATAGActagtatttttattaaattgtatttgaagtaaataattttctcctaTTTCTGGAAGTAATCTACTTTACTTGGCTTATCAGTAACACTTGGACATggagcaaagaaaacagaaactgtAAAGTGCCCAGTGTTAAAAGTGCTAAACTTGGAGCAGCATTCATGACAAGTTTTCAGTCCAGTACTCTCCAGCCCCTGTATAATCTGTGATCTCCTCCTGCTTGCTCAGGAGCATCCAGCTGTGAGGATACTTGTCACTCAGGTCTTTGTCTTACAGCTCTGGAAGAGCATTTCTGCACTCAGTCACTCAGTATCTTTCACAGAAGGCATGTGACACCACGTTGTGTTACAGCAGCTTCATTGCTTGCCATCTGGTTTTGCTAGCCAAGTCTGGCTAGCTGTCTTCTTTAGTGCAAGTGTCCTGTTTCCTGAAAGCTTCCAAAAGAACTTCATCAGGAATTTCTTCCATGGCATAATTCAAACTATCATTTGCAGCCTCAGCTAGTTCCACATCTT
It includes:
- the CENPU gene encoding centromere protein U gives rise to the protein MSSKKKPKRNNFGNKLSERKGNSHPRWKSTPLEEPDVSRILKVAGANQLEELGDSFDHPLHSTAVDAYGEEHSHKSLNHAPVEQRKSTEKSKKKHLSKTSHGDVQKSSTADPEDESFKENGKALNKTGFQAGKKRPSEEDTSDPSVDSLCSVQIWCPKTMKRSSKDITELDVILAEFEKITANYIQSTESKVSRQAVSGFCSAFKDQITDLIVEIQELKNMKKKNAKIRADIKKKRQQLLQVREELIGAEQQQIKLKREYAEMQERKSSLRQATELLTDLKELQEGCLCYEEENPKEKMVYGTSSLPALLVESKRILGAERHFHNINKKLQEALAVQRGKLLKKH